From the genome of Candidatus Electrothrix communis, one region includes:
- a CDS encoding FeoA family protein, which yields MNLRKMQTGQSGFIVSVKIGGSLGLRMREMGLVPGTEITLTGRAPLYDPVKIRIHGQTLTLRNSEADYIEVEIDSAEGRV from the coding sequence ATGAATTTACGAAAAATGCAGACCGGGCAATCCGGTTTTATCGTCTCTGTAAAGATAGGTGGTAGTCTTGGCCTGCGGATGAGAGAAATGGGGCTTGTGCCAGGTACAGAAATTACATTGACAGGGCGTGCTCCGTTATACGACCCTGTAAAGATTCGTATTCATGGGCAGACTTTGACCTTGCGCAATAGCGAGGCTGATTATATTGAAGTGGAAATTGATTCTGCGGAGGGGAGAGTCTGA
- a CDS encoding FeoA family protein, with product MRQKRNIFSCCLRSIQQRRAQSPEEIRPLSECCGCSRVRVCKVSGDRSACGRMASLGVLPGTVLELLCSARGRGRKQCMVRINGGTLSLDALTAQNILVCPA from the coding sequence ATGAGACAAAAACGCAATATATTTTCTTGTTGTCTGCGGAGTATACAACAACGGAGGGCGCAGTCTCCAGAGGAGATACGCCCCTTGTCGGAATGCTGCGGTTGCAGCAGAGTCAGAGTGTGTAAAGTCAGCGGTGACCGCAGTGCTTGCGGCAGGATGGCCTCTCTCGGCGTATTACCGGGAACGGTGCTGGAGCTGCTCTGTTCTGCACGAGGACGAGGACGAAAGCAGTGCATGGTGAGAATTAACGGCGGAACCCTGAGTTTGGATGCATTAACCGCTCAAAATATTTTGGTTTGTCCAGCCTGA
- a CDS encoding GGDEF domain-containing protein, with product MTRVSPPQKGQHTSSRKGFFFEKTVAKTPVSYEKSSPIYSLLNGQRVGQIPIDEHKEIDKEELIGYRSTVAGLEWLLLLLVLLCTNLPWVHVPEPTVLHVSMAAFAVFICVLHYMWRSHDGTRWKLSLNMWGITFFITAVVWETGSLSSPLLPLYFVIVLLAGTTLGTLSTLLGTLLVTACYLLLGAAETGFFLSGSTVTFRAEHLSGPIIQLFLLWLLAYFVTLISKETDRTKDKIRQLSRTDQLTGLWNMKMLLIFMQREYQRILAKTGKFSVLMIDADSLKAVNDLHGHHAGTMLIVSISETMRSELREEDMLARFGGDEFVAFLPDTSCQKAWEIAERMRIKIAQAPLNYEGHTLSITVSCGIACYPEHGQDLTQIMKMADKALYTSKGRGKNQCTIFKAPEAASSASPTPYGRKAEDPVE from the coding sequence ATGACCAGAGTTAGCCCGCCCCAAAAGGGTCAACATACATCGTCAAGGAAAGGATTTTTCTTTGAAAAAACCGTTGCTAAAACTCCGGTCTCGTATGAAAAAAGCTCCCCTATCTATTCCTTGCTCAATGGTCAACGGGTTGGTCAGATTCCCATAGACGAACATAAGGAAATCGACAAAGAGGAGCTGATCGGCTATCGCAGTACCGTAGCCGGTCTCGAATGGTTGCTGCTGCTGCTTGTCCTCCTCTGCACCAACCTTCCTTGGGTACATGTGCCGGAACCTACGGTTCTGCATGTAAGCATGGCAGCATTTGCTGTCTTCATTTGCGTTCTTCATTATATGTGGCGCAGCCATGACGGAACACGCTGGAAGCTTTCCCTGAACATGTGGGGAATAACCTTCTTTATCACAGCTGTTGTCTGGGAAACTGGCTCCTTATCAAGTCCGCTATTGCCCCTTTATTTCGTTATAGTCCTGCTGGCAGGCACAACCTTGGGCACCCTATCCACCCTCCTGGGCACCCTCCTTGTCACGGCGTGTTATCTATTGCTCGGTGCAGCCGAAACAGGTTTTTTTCTTTCAGGATCTACTGTCACTTTTCGCGCAGAGCATCTCTCAGGGCCGATTATCCAACTTTTTCTCCTGTGGCTCCTTGCCTATTTTGTCACCCTGATCTCCAAAGAGACCGACAGGACAAAGGATAAAATCAGACAGTTATCACGAACTGATCAGCTGACCGGCCTGTGGAATATGAAAATGCTGCTGATTTTTATGCAGAGAGAGTATCAACGAATCCTGGCAAAAACTGGAAAATTCTCTGTGCTCATGATTGATGCAGACAGCCTCAAGGCGGTCAATGACCTCCATGGACATCACGCCGGGACCATGTTGATCGTCTCAATTTCAGAGACCATGCGCTCGGAATTACGCGAGGAAGATATGCTGGCCAGATTTGGCGGCGATGAATTTGTGGCCTTTCTCCCGGATACCTCCTGCCAGAAGGCATGGGAAATTGCCGAGAGAATGCGAATCAAAATAGCTCAAGCCCCTCTGAACTACGAAGGACATACCCTCAGCATAACAGTCAGTTGCGGTATAGCCTGCTACCCTGAACATGGGCAAGACCTGACCCAGATCATGAAAATGGCAGATAAAGCACTCTACACAAGCAAGGGGCGCGGAAAAAACCAATGTACTATTTTTAAAGCACCGGAAGCTGCCAGCTCGGCATCTCCCACCCCTTACGGCAGGAAGGCAGAGGACCCTGTAGAATAA
- the hisF gene encoding imidazole glycerol phosphate synthase subunit HisF, with the protein MITLLDYGAGNVRSVVNALESLGETVVRVNSPADIEKAERLVFPGVGNYGAMMHSLRQQQLIEPLLRYLYEDRPFFGICVALQALFDSSEEAPEESGLGIIPGRVKRFDTELAIPHIGWNGIKVQQPSRIFHGFSGQEKLYFVHSYHVETSHTADVLTTTNYGCEFVSSVQKGNIIATQFHPEKSGKAGLKLLENFLESSREAVIPQSCPAETKLAERIIACLDVRSNDQGDLVVTKGDQYDVREGGDVRNLGQPVELARTYYEQGADEVTFLNITAFRDFPLEDMPMMEVLQKTSEKVFVPLTVGGGIRDFTDCNGKFYSALEVASEYFRSGADKVSIGSDAVLIVEEVLETGKATGLSSIEQIARVYGNQAVVISVDPRRVYVKHPDDTPHPVIETEFPGENGEKYCWYQCTVRGGREGRDLDAVTLAKVCEQLGAGEILLNCIDKDGTNSGFDLELINAVKEAVTIPVIASSGAGCAEHFLEVFTKTDAEAALAAGIFHRKEVPIGQVKQFLQENEVEIRTC; encoded by the coding sequence ATGATTACCCTGTTAGATTACGGTGCCGGTAATGTACGCTCAGTTGTAAATGCCCTTGAGAGCCTGGGCGAAACAGTGGTCAGGGTCAATTCGCCCGCTGATATTGAAAAAGCAGAGCGGCTGGTTTTTCCCGGAGTAGGTAACTATGGTGCCATGATGCACAGTCTGCGGCAACAGCAGCTTATTGAGCCGCTTCTACGGTATCTCTATGAAGATCGACCTTTTTTCGGTATTTGCGTCGCTCTTCAGGCCCTGTTTGATTCCAGTGAAGAGGCTCCGGAAGAGTCCGGGCTCGGCATTATTCCGGGGCGGGTGAAGCGCTTTGACACCGAATTGGCGATTCCCCATATCGGCTGGAACGGGATCAAAGTCCAGCAGCCTTCCAGGATCTTTCACGGGTTTTCCGGGCAGGAAAAATTGTATTTTGTCCATTCCTATCATGTGGAAACAAGCCATACTGCTGACGTGTTAACCACCACGAATTATGGCTGTGAGTTTGTCAGCTCTGTCCAGAAAGGCAATATCATCGCGACCCAGTTTCATCCAGAAAAAAGCGGTAAGGCTGGCCTGAAGTTGTTAGAGAATTTTCTGGAGAGCAGCAGAGAAGCGGTCATCCCCCAATCCTGTCCAGCAGAGACCAAGCTGGCAGAACGCATTATTGCCTGCCTTGATGTTCGCTCCAATGATCAGGGCGATCTCGTGGTGACCAAGGGGGATCAGTACGATGTGCGGGAAGGCGGGGATGTGCGTAACTTAGGTCAGCCGGTTGAGCTTGCCCGTACGTATTACGAGCAGGGAGCAGATGAGGTAACATTTCTCAATATCACAGCCTTCCGTGATTTTCCGCTTGAGGATATGCCGATGATGGAGGTGCTGCAAAAAACCTCGGAAAAGGTCTTTGTTCCTCTGACTGTTGGCGGCGGGATTCGTGATTTCACCGACTGTAACGGTAAATTTTATTCGGCCCTTGAGGTGGCTTCAGAATATTTTCGTTCCGGGGCAGACAAGGTTTCTATCGGTTCTGACGCGGTGTTGATTGTTGAAGAGGTGCTTGAAACCGGCAAGGCAACAGGACTCAGTTCCATCGAACAAATTGCACGGGTGTACGGTAATCAAGCCGTGGTGATCTCTGTAGATCCGAGAAGGGTTTATGTGAAGCATCCCGATGACACCCCGCATCCGGTTATCGAAACGGAATTTCCTGGTGAAAACGGTGAGAAATATTGCTGGTACCAGTGTACTGTACGAGGGGGGCGCGAAGGACGCGATCTTGATGCGGTCACCTTGGCAAAGGTCTGTGAGCAGTTGGGTGCCGGAGAAATCCTTCTTAACTGTATTGATAAGGACGGAACCAACTCCGGTTTTGATCTGGAGCTGATTAACGCAGTCAAGGAGGCCGTGACTATCCCGGTCATTGCCTCAAGCGGAGCAGGATGTGCTGAGCATTTTCTAGAGGTATTTACCAAAACAGATGCTGAGGCAGCCTTGGCTGCTGGGATCTTTCACCGGAAAGAGGTGCCGATCGGGCAGGTGAAACAATTCTTGCAGGAGAATGAGGTGGAAATTAGGACCTGTTAA
- a CDS encoding radical SAM protein, producing MSDYQAITAVWETTMACNMRCMHCGSACAQALPDELSTEEAFALCDDLGKLGMQWITLSGGEPLIRKDWPQLARRLKQNGIVTNMITNGWLLDDATVQEMRSCDIGTVAISLDGIEKTHDAIRKAGSFARNMRSFDLMRKYGQYSGAITSVNKKNIKELPEIRDALVAHGVNSWQIQICIPMGNMVNHQDELIDPDEVDGILDFCLEVAKEKKITIYPADCLGYYTEKEKLIRMHSLGPASAGEWAGCNAGTRGFGILHNGDVLGCTSIRDRSFIEGNIRDRNIVAIWNGSDSFKWSRGMKKTDLAGECKTCTYGDVCLGGCPNTRLTMNGTMKSANPYCAYRTARQKLKEKLVDYQDADALFTTAQKFAQERSFQEATIILEQLREGDPESVAVLSLLGFTHFFMSNYEEAKEANETILAKDPENSYANKGLGLSLHKMGQTEEGIHFLKKAIDTAPSNFLDPYHDLAAVYMEIGQRDKAEALLQKLNSPSFA from the coding sequence ATGTCTGACTATCAAGCTATCACAGCAGTATGGGAAACCACTATGGCCTGTAATATGCGCTGCATGCATTGCGGTTCGGCCTGCGCACAGGCCCTGCCTGACGAACTGAGCACGGAAGAGGCCTTTGCCCTTTGTGATGATCTGGGGAAATTGGGTATGCAATGGATTACTTTGTCTGGGGGAGAACCACTGATCCGCAAGGACTGGCCTCAGTTGGCCCGTCGCTTAAAACAGAATGGCATTGTTACCAATATGATCACCAATGGCTGGTTGCTTGATGATGCGACTGTGCAGGAGATGAGATCGTGTGATATCGGTACGGTTGCTATCAGTCTGGATGGCATTGAGAAAACCCACGATGCCATCAGGAAAGCCGGTTCCTTTGCCAGAAATATGCGATCATTTGATCTGATGAGAAAATATGGTCAATATTCCGGTGCCATTACCAGCGTCAATAAGAAAAATATTAAAGAACTTCCAGAGATAAGGGATGCGCTTGTTGCTCACGGAGTCAATTCCTGGCAAATACAGATTTGTATCCCCATGGGTAATATGGTGAATCATCAAGATGAGCTTATTGATCCTGATGAAGTTGATGGTATTCTGGATTTCTGTCTTGAAGTGGCCAAGGAGAAAAAGATAACTATCTATCCGGCAGACTGCTTAGGTTACTATACTGAAAAAGAAAAACTTATTCGTATGCACAGTCTCGGCCCAGCTTCCGCCGGAGAATGGGCCGGATGCAATGCGGGTACCCGTGGTTTTGGTATCTTGCATAACGGCGATGTGTTGGGATGTACCTCTATAAGGGATCGTAGCTTCATCGAAGGGAATATTCGAGACAGGAATATTGTTGCTATCTGGAATGGTTCTGATTCCTTCAAGTGGTCCCGAGGGATGAAAAAAACAGATCTTGCAGGAGAATGTAAAACCTGTACTTACGGCGATGTTTGTCTCGGGGGCTGTCCTAATACCCGGTTGACGATGAACGGCACTATGAAATCAGCCAATCCTTATTGCGCATATCGCACTGCAAGGCAGAAGCTGAAAGAAAAACTGGTGGACTATCAGGATGCTGATGCCCTCTTTACGACAGCGCAAAAATTTGCTCAGGAAAGGTCATTTCAGGAAGCAACCATTATTCTCGAACAGTTACGGGAAGGTGATCCGGAAAGCGTTGCCGTCTTGTCGTTGCTGGGATTCACTCATTTCTTTATGAGTAATTACGAAGAGGCCAAAGAGGCAAATGAAACGATTCTTGCAAAAGATCCTGAAAATTCGTATGCGAATAAAGGGCTTGGTTTATCTCTTCATAAAATGGGACAGACCGAAGAAGGCATTCATTTTCTCAAAAAGGCTATTGATACGGCACCCTCGAATTTTTTAGATCCCTACCATGATCTTGCCGCAGTGTACATGGAAATCGGACAACGTGATAAGGCGGAGGCCTTGTTGCAAAAGTTGAATTCCCCCTCCTTTGCTTGA
- a CDS encoding protease inhibitor I42 family protein, whose product MTIQEEVTIEVGQSVDVSLESMMGSTGYGWELTALKGNINLVSMSVQPTSTRPIAPVIQIFSFRGVGEGSGKAVFVLTAPWKVEEPKKQVTYTFNVVKAEDADTDDALRLEGFTAPPTATVRGAAASGGTVMIYNVNTPTQPIYSVPIDPCFYYGVCPPGDDCCNQPQPKYGVQPPCCEGDDCCCNPPVTMKYNVPTMRYNVPPMMRYNFPPMMRYNFPSR is encoded by the coding sequence ATGACGATCCAAGAAGAAGTTACAATTGAAGTTGGTCAATCTGTAGATGTGTCATTAGAATCAATGATGGGTTCCACCGGGTATGGCTGGGAGTTGACAGCCCTGAAAGGCAACATTAATTTGGTTAGTATGTCTGTTCAGCCTACTTCAACACGGCCTATTGCGCCGGTCATTCAAATATTCAGCTTTCGTGGGGTTGGCGAAGGAAGCGGCAAGGCTGTTTTTGTCCTGACCGCTCCTTGGAAAGTGGAAGAACCGAAAAAACAGGTTACCTATACCTTTAACGTGGTTAAGGCCGAAGATGCCGATACGGATGATGCCTTGCGACTTGAAGGCTTCACCGCACCACCGACGGCTACGGTTCGTGGTGCTGCTGCATCGGGTGGAACAGTAATGATTTATAATGTAAATACCCCGACGCAGCCGATCTACTCCGTTCCTATTGATCCATGTTTCTACTATGGAGTATGTCCTCCAGGTGATGACTGTTGCAATCAGCCGCAGCCGAAATACGGTGTACAGCCGCCTTGTTGTGAGGGCGATGACTGTTGTTGCAATCCGCCAGTGACAATGAAGTACAATGTTCCAACAATGCGGTACAACGTCCCGCCGATGATGAGATACAACTTTCCCCCGATGATGCGGTATAATTTTCCTTCAAGATAA
- a CDS encoding TusE/DsrC/DsvC family sulfur relay protein codes for MASIEHNGTSYEVDEDGFLLNGSEEWDENWVDYVKSVEGINDMTDEHQKVIDALQEYYKKNGIAPMVRILSKTTGFPLKRIYELFPSGPGKGACKMAGLPKPTGCV; via the coding sequence ATGGCATCTATTGAGCACAATGGTACCAGCTACGAGGTTGATGAAGACGGCTTCCTGTTGAACGGTTCTGAAGAGTGGGATGAGAACTGGGTTGACTACGTAAAAAGTGTTGAGGGTATCAACGACATGACCGATGAGCATCAGAAGGTTATTGACGCTCTGCAGGAATACTACAAGAAGAATGGTATTGCTCCCATGGTACGTATTCTCTCCAAGACCACGGGTTTCCCGCTGAAGAGAATCTACGAGCTGTTCCCGTCAGGACCTGGTAAAGGAGCCTGTAAAATGGCTGGTCTGCCCAAACCTACAGGTTGTGTATAA
- a CDS encoding SurA N-terminal domain-containing protein, with amino-acid sequence MLNILRKQAQSPMIQALVLIIVIVFIFWGFGGNKNNARTAVATVNKVDISYQDYMQAYNRTADNFRQQFGGKIPPALLEQLGIQQQVLSQLIQSELLRQGGEEIGIRVSDLMVQEKIKEMEVFQEDGRFNQQRYEDLLARNRMTPSAFEDSMKSDLRTNRVTNDLASFALVADNEIDRWLAFSEEELKLAYVQFNAADFEDKVEIKEDEVATWFTANKENYRSEPKIRLKYLAFNQSEDLELAQPGEEEIRTLYESRKDSYQQPEQRHARHILLKTAEGDSEAVRTEQKKKAKKVLLLARKEGSDFSALAKEYSEGPTKEKGGDLGFFSNGRMVPTFDKAVFSLQPGDISEVVETQFGYHIIKLEEIRPASTRTFEQVKDNLAVTLKKQKAKTLTFQRVTKAYEGIMRSGSLEKYSEEGGAEIQTSDYFARTALPEGIINDPKFLDIAFSLKQGELSSIVEIGEGYAILFVDDIQKPELPELDAVRDQVVADYSKEKSQELAAKAADELLAASKEQGGLQQAIQAAQENQPEVTVTDFLQRSAQGKDLPPNQLIQESFTMPWKQKLAQTPVQVGTSYYLFEVAERRAGAEKVDIAKRDEAREKLLASARKELVTSWVAALQSRSTISTNESLLK; translated from the coding sequence ATGTTGAATATTCTGCGCAAACAAGCTCAATCTCCCATGATTCAGGCTTTGGTGCTCATCATTGTTATTGTTTTTATTTTTTGGGGTTTCGGTGGAAATAAAAACAATGCACGTACTGCTGTCGCCACCGTAAACAAGGTGGATATTTCGTATCAGGACTACATGCAGGCCTATAATCGGACTGCGGATAATTTTCGCCAACAATTCGGCGGAAAAATCCCCCCTGCCCTGCTGGAACAATTAGGTATCCAACAGCAAGTGCTCAGTCAACTGATTCAATCAGAGCTGCTGCGCCAGGGCGGTGAGGAGATCGGTATCAGGGTCAGTGATCTTATGGTGCAGGAAAAAATAAAAGAGATGGAAGTGTTCCAGGAAGACGGTCGCTTTAACCAACAGCGCTATGAAGACCTGTTGGCAAGGAATCGAATGACACCTAGTGCCTTTGAAGACAGTATGAAATCCGACCTCAGAACAAATCGGGTGACCAATGATCTCGCCAGTTTCGCCTTAGTTGCAGATAATGAGATTGATCGTTGGCTCGCCTTTAGCGAAGAAGAGCTTAAACTTGCCTATGTGCAGTTCAACGCTGCTGATTTCGAAGACAAGGTGGAGATAAAAGAAGATGAGGTGGCCACCTGGTTCACGGCCAATAAAGAGAACTACCGCTCCGAGCCAAAAATCCGCCTGAAATACCTAGCCTTCAACCAGAGTGAGGATCTAGAACTGGCACAACCGGGTGAAGAGGAAATACGGACCCTTTACGAAAGCAGAAAAGACAGCTATCAACAGCCGGAACAGCGCCACGCCCGCCATATACTCTTGAAGACAGCCGAAGGCGATAGCGAAGCCGTACGGACGGAGCAAAAGAAAAAAGCTAAAAAGGTGCTCCTGCTTGCCCGCAAGGAGGGGAGTGATTTCAGCGCGCTGGCCAAAGAATACTCTGAAGGACCGACAAAAGAAAAGGGCGGGGATCTGGGCTTTTTCTCTAACGGACGGATGGTGCCCACCTTTGACAAGGCGGTCTTTTCCCTTCAGCCCGGAGATATCAGCGAGGTGGTGGAAACGCAGTTCGGATATCATATCATCAAACTTGAGGAGATCCGTCCCGCATCTACCCGTACCTTTGAGCAGGTCAAAGACAACCTGGCAGTCACCCTGAAAAAACAAAAGGCCAAGACCCTCACCTTTCAAAGAGTCACCAAGGCCTACGAAGGGATTATGCGGTCCGGCAGCCTGGAAAAATACAGCGAGGAAGGTGGTGCTGAGATTCAGACCTCTGATTATTTTGCCCGTACAGCTCTGCCTGAAGGAATCATCAATGATCCCAAATTCCTTGATATCGCCTTCAGTCTCAAACAGGGCGAACTTTCTTCTATTGTAGAGATAGGTGAAGGGTACGCGATTCTCTTTGTTGACGACATCCAGAAGCCTGAACTGCCTGAGCTTGATGCAGTACGGGATCAGGTCGTTGCCGACTATAGCAAAGAAAAATCCCAGGAACTTGCTGCCAAGGCTGCTGATGAGCTCTTAGCGGCAAGCAAGGAACAGGGCGGTCTGCAACAGGCTATCCAAGCAGCGCAGGAAAACCAGCCAGAAGTGACGGTCACGGATTTCCTCCAACGCTCTGCTCAAGGAAAAGACCTGCCGCCAAATCAACTTATCCAAGAAAGCTTTACGATGCCCTGGAAGCAAAAATTGGCGCAAACGCCTGTACAGGTCGGCACCTCATATTATCTCTTTGAGGTTGCGGAACGAAGGGCCGGGGCAGAAAAGGTCGATATCGCCAAACGGGATGAAGCGAGAGAAAAATTGCTGGCATCGGCAAGGAAGGAGCTTGTCACCTCATGGGTGGCTGCCCTCCAATCCCGGTCCACAATATCCACCAACGAGTCCCTACTCAAATAG